The window TTCCGAATGACCTGCGTGATCAGTGGAACAAGAATTAGTAAGGCGAGGATAATCGCACCTATTGCAAAACTAGAAACACCGATCTCAGTATGGTAGGCATAGTTTTGAAGCCACTGTTCCATGGACATCCATACCAATGGCACTGCCAATGCCATACCGATCACCAGACTCCATAAATATTCTTTTGCAAGTAATTGGATCAGCGCCACAAGATCGGCACCCAGCACCTTACGAACAGCCATTTCCTTTTGTCGGATTTTCAGGGCGTATCCCATCAAGCCCAACAATCCAAGGATGGCAATGACAAGGGTGATCGCAGTGAAAATCTTTAGCAGTTCTTTTTGTTGACGTTCACTTTCATAGAGGTTGTTCATTTCCTGATCAAGAAAAACCATGTCCATGGGGTATGCAGCGTATTTGGTTTGCCATAGGGCTTCCATTTGTTCTACCGTCTCAAAAAGGTCGCCACTATTAAGTTTGACCAGCAAATGATTGAGCCAAATCGGTTCATAAACCATTATTACCGGATCGATGGCAGCCCGCAAACTCTCCTGGTGATAATCCTTGACTATTCCCACGATCTGGCCTTCCGATAATTGATAAAAGGGATTGAATCCGCTAATGGTCTTTCCAAGTGCTTCAGAAGGATTGTCCCATCCCAATAACCGGACCGCAGCTTCATTGAGGACATAACTTCGTTGGCGATCGCTTATCGTGCTAAAGATCTCTTGAACAGAAGATCCAGGAGGGAAGGCAGGGTAGGACACCTGGCGCAAGGCTTTGCCAGCTACAAACTCCATTTTCATCAATTCCGGAAAGTTTGGTTCTACAATCTGAATATCTACCGGAATACCGTCTTCCACTTCCTGACCAGGCTTTAGTAGGATAATTCCGTCTCTTACGGCACTGCCCGGTAACTCCATAACGGCTGATACGGCATTGATTGAAGGGAGCCTGACGAGCTCCTCTCGAATAACGTCCATGTTCTGCTTTACAGCATCTGGTATGTGCCGTATTGCTACCAATTGTTCCCGTTCAAAACCCAGGTTTTTGTTTAGAAGAAAATGAAATTGTTGCGTCGTGATGTGCATGGCTGAAATCAAGGCCATCGCCAACCCAAATTGTAGACCGATCAGGATCTTTCGCCGTGGTAATTTTGAATTGATGGCCAGTTGCGACTTCAGTGCCTGAATAATGGACAACTTCACCAGGGCCTGAGTAGGATAGAGGCTACTGATCCACGGAACAACAATCATCAAGGAAAGTGTGACTGCTAACAATAAAGAAGTATCAGGCTGTAGTGTCTGCCCCAGGAACGCTCCCAGATATTTCAATAGCGTGACGTAACCAATTCCGGCTAGAACAAGGCTGAGAACAAACAGCAGGAACGACTCCAGGAAGAAATATTGCCGAAGGTGCGTTTTAGAACCACCCAAGACCTTTCGAATGCCCAATTCACGAGACCTGTTCAAGGACTGTACCGAATTGAGGTTCGCATAATTTATGATGGCCACCAGTAAGAGGAATACACTGGCCCCCAGAAAAATGAGAATATTGGAAAGCTGATTGTTGGTCGCTATTTCTCGTGACAAATGTGAATTCAGGTGAATATCCGAAATCGGCTGCAAGTTGAACATGGAGGTGGTTTCCGGATCAGGGGCATGTGTTTCAATGAATGACGGCATATCTTCGGTAATTACCCTGGCATCTTTTTCTGCACTCAATTTCACGTAGATATATGCCCATCCTGTGCGTTCTTCTTGCGTATTGATTGTGGTCAAGAGATTGATTGGAAGGTGACTATTATCCGGAATGTCCTTAATCACTCCTGTTACCTGATAAGTTTCAAAATCGCCAGAGTTACTGACGGTTTTCAGGGTTTCCCCCAACACCTCGTTTGTGCCAAAATACTTACGAGCGATCGTTTCTGTGAGCACCACACTGTTGGGATGACGTAAGGCAGATTGTGCATCGCCATGGACGAATGGTAGGTCCAAAACGTCAAAAACATCTGGATCCACGGAAAAAGCGTAATGTTCCCGAAATGCCTGTTCACCGACTTGAATATCCCTGAATCGGAAAGACTGGAACCGTACATATTGCTCTACTTGTGGAAAGTAGTCTGGTAGCTTATTGATCCAGTCCAGTGGTACCCGAGCCCAATGTCCATCAACAGGTTCGTCCGCATTTTCCTGGTATGTGATACGAAAAATTCGCTCATGGTCTTTGTGATAGCGATCATACCCCAATTCGTGTGTCACAT of the Cytophagales bacterium genome contains:
- a CDS encoding ABC transporter permease; the encoded protein is MKSQLPRSIKWLISLMATGRDKEIIEGDFEEALAEAKPRSLHYYRLVMKELLGMMRITHLRRKQRQQPSGLGANLLKVIIRNLRRKWNYTVINVSGLSISLMVFGLILAYVTHELGYDRYHKDHERIFRITYQENADEPVDGHWARVPLDWINKLPDYFPQVEQYVRFQSFRFRDIQVGEQAFREHYAFSVDPDVFDVLDLPFVHGDAQSALRHPNSVVLTETIARKYFGTNEVLGETLKTVSNSGDFETYQVTGVIKDIPDNSHLPINLLTTINTQEERTGWAYIYVKLSAEKDARVITEDMPSFIETHAPDPETTSMFNLQPISDIHLNSHLSREIATNNQLSNILIFLGASVFLLLVAIINYANLNSVQSLNRSRELGIRKVLGGSKTHLRQYFFLESFLLFVLSLVLAGIGYVTLLKYLGAFLGQTLQPDTSLLLAVTLSLMIVVPWISSLYPTQALVKLSIIQALKSQLAINSKLPRRKILIGLQFGLAMALISAMHITTQQFHFLLNKNLGFEREQLVAIRHIPDAVKQNMDVIREELVRLPSINAVSAVMELPGSAVRDGIILLKPGQEVEDGIPVDIQIVEPNFPELMKMEFVAGKALRQVSYPAFPPGSSVQEIFSTISDRQRSYVLNEAAVRLLGWDNPSEALGKTISGFNPFYQLSEGQIVGIVKDYHQESLRAAIDPVIMVYEPIWLNHLLVKLNSGDLFETVEQMEALWQTKYAAYPMDMVFLDQEMNNLYESERQQKELLKIFTAITLVIAILGLLGLMGYALKIRQKEMAVRKVLGADLVALIQLLAKEYLWSLVIGMALAVPLVWMSMEQWLQNYAYHTEIGVSSFAIGAIILALLILVPLITQVIRNDRNPAEVLKSE